The genomic stretch GTTTTTGGAGAATAGGATCCGGGTTAAAGGGTGGAAACGTGAAGAAGCCTTTTCACGGCCTGAATGCCCAGCGGGAGGAATCCCTGTAACGGCCCACGACGTATTCAAGCAGGGGCAGGAGTTTTTCGTGGTAGATATTGTCCCATGCGTAATTCCTTATGACCTTCCTGAACATCCGATGGGGTTTCAGCCCTCCGACAAACTCCAGTATCTTCCGGGCTATATCTTCGGGGGGATCCTCCGGATCGAAAAGACACACATCCTCCCCCCCGATTTCCAGGAAAGGGGGGATGCTTGAGCAGACGATGGGAAGTTTGATCATGCCTGATTCCAGGAGGGGAATGCCGAAACCCTCCTGGAGGCTCGGCAGTAAAAGGATGTCGGAGATGAGATAGAAGTCGCGGATGGTGATACGGTCCGCGGACATCTTTTCCCCGCTTTTAAATACGTACTCCGCAATGATCAGGACGTCCTTTTCGACTCCCAGTTCCATGGCGAGGTTTTTCAATTCACGGTAATATTTCAGGCTTTTCGGCTCGTGGGGATCGTGGGCGCCGGTGATCAGCAACCGGGCCTTGAGGCCCAGGTCGTGCAGGGCCCGGGTTACCCGGATCGACAACTCCATGTTTTTTCGACGGTGGAGGCGGGAGGGCTGAACCATGATGAACTCCGCCTCGAAAAGGCGTTGTTCCTTGATGATTCGCACAGTGTTGGACTCCAACAGGAAAAAATCAAAGGGATCGATCCCGTTGGGGATGACATGTAGTTCCTTCATGGAGCCGTAAAGGTCAGCGAACATCTCTCTGCGGCTCTCCGAGATGACCACGTAATGGATCCCGGCATAGGCCCGCTTCAGGATATTCCAGGGGAAGAGATCGAGATGCCCGGGATAGTCAGGGTAAAAATAGGGGGAATCGTGATTCCAGCTGATAATGGGGATGAGACCCTCCCTGCCGATCCGGTGAAGGGCGGAGCTGAGGGGCAGGTTATAGGGCATGGTGAGTACGTTATGGGCGACCAGGACGTCGAATCCCTTCAGCGTACGGAGAAAATACTCGTATATTTTTTTTGTAAGGGTCTCCAGCCTTTCATCGTTCCCCTCGAAACCCGATTGATGGGCGCTTTGGACCTGGCGATTCCTGGATCCTAGTAAAGGGTTGATTTCGATTTCGATATTATCGGAGAAAATCCCCCCGTCTCCGGCGAATACCTTGACGTTGTGATAATAGCGCCCGAGAAGTGAGGCCTGTTGCCGGATGATTTCCTCGACACCCCCGACCACAGGGGGGCAGGAATAATGCAGGAGCGCCACGTTGTATTTCATCCCGGTCTCCCGTTTTGCATTTCAAGGACATCGATCAGATGGCGGAGATAGCGTTCGAGGATTTCATAGGAAAAATAATGGGCCCCCAACCGGTAATTTTTCTTCACCATCTCTTCCCTTTTATCCGAATCTTCCAAGATCTCCCGTATCCTTTCGATCGTATGACCGGTCACGAACCCCTCGATGGTTATGGTGTCAAACCCTTTAGGTTCGATGTCCGCGATGTAAGTGGAGTACCGGTTGACCACGATCGGTTTGCGGTAGTAAATGGTCTCCAGGAAGGCGTTCCCGAACCCTTCGTAACCTGACGGATAGCAGACCAGGTCGGCGCACTGGTATACGTCCCCTATGGTGTATCGTTTTCCTGAATGGTTGTTGTACTCCTCATCCGGCCCTACGAGGTGTTCGATGGATACCAGTTGAACCCCGAGGTTTCGAGCATACTCGCGGATGCGCTCATTGTAAACATCTCCCTCATCCTCTTCGGAATGGGTGACCACGAGGACGGGACGGGTGAGGTCCATGAGGTTGACGATCTCCAGGCTCCGCTCGATCCATTTCCTGGGAACGACCCGGGTGGGTTGCAAAATAAAGGTTTCTCCTTCTTCCAGGCCGATCTTCCGCCGTATTTCCTCACAGGAGGACGGGGAGGGCGGGGGGGGTGGATTTGCGAAGTCGTAAACATTCGGGATCACGGTGTTCGAAATCCCCTTGCGGTAGCTTAGTTGCTGGCTCGCAATGGAGTTGATGACAACGTGTTGTATGGATGGAAGATTGGGAGGAAAGGCCCATGCCAGGTAATCACCAACGGCGTTGACCAGGAACCGCTCCCTTTCCCAGGCGAAGTCGTGGTGGTGGGCGATGGCGGGAAAGCCGGTCTCTGCGATGAATTCCACCAACGCAAGGCCCAGCGGGATATTCAGGGGGATAGCCAGGGCATTCTCTGGGATAAGCAAGTCTATTTCGAAGTCCCGGACAAAGGCATGGATCTTGTCCTTGAGGTATTCTCGAAGCTGGTGGATTTTTTTGGTGGTCTCTTCCGACCTGACGTGCACCCCGTAGCAATTATCATGGATTTCAAGGATGTCGGGGTGCAGGAAATGGGCCTCTTCCACGAGCATACACCTTTCAGGTGGACGATCGTTTTCACCTGAAAAGTAGAAGCACTGGAAACCGTTCCTCTCAAGCACGGCTCCCCACTTTTCGATCTCCAGGGAGACCCCGTCCGTTCCTGCGATCCTGGTGGAAATGAATCCAATCCTTTTGAAATGCTTGCCGCGGACCAAAAGATCACCTCCTTCGTTTCATGGCTTCAAGGGGACGGACCCCGAGTAAGGGAGCTTCCCCCGGCCCTGGGGTGGTTTTCCACCGGATCAGGGTGTGAAAGGGACGGGCTTTCGATTCGGAAAGGCGGCACTCGCCGCTGTGCCAGACCCTTATCCGGCGTTTCATTATCAGTCACAGTGGTCCCTGTCAAATCCTTTAGTCCCTTAACGAATCCGGGTTCATCCATCCGCCCGGAAACCCATGAGATCGGCCTCACCCTTTTTTCCTGTCCGAGACAGGGTCTAAACACACATCATTGATCCCAGGTCCTTTTTCCGGAACAGCCCCCGGGTAGCGGGAAAAAGGGAAGCCAGTTTTCGACTCTTCGGTGCCGCGGACCATGATCTCGAACTCGGAAAAAGGGATGCCAAGACCCATTCTGTCAGCTTCAAAACGCGCAATGAGCCTCGCCCCCAGACAATAGGGGGAAAAGTTGATCTTTCCGGTAAGATAGGGCCTTGCGATCAGATCGGAGCAGCCAGCACGCAGCCCGGCGATGTCGGCCTGGGTCCTTCGCCCCGTGAGGAACTGGTAGCCCTGAATCACCCGGCAGAGTTCCACGGGTCTAAGGGACATGAAAACGATGTCGGGGAGGACCTCCACCTCGTCGAAATCGGGTGAGAAATAGAACACGCCCTGGACCGTCGGTGGCTGAATGGCCATCATCTCTGAGGTGGCCCGGCGGGCCGTCTCCCGCTTTCGGTATCTCCCGGAATCGTCCCTGCCGAAAAGGGCGTATTCCTCACGTTCGGCATCCTTGCAGGCATAGACCGTGCCGTTCGTGAACTCCGCAGGGGAAGGCGGTGTGAAATCTTCCTTCCTTCCGCTGTTCTCGCGCATGATCTCGGTGTATACTCTCGGCCCTTCAAGGGGTACGGACTGGTCCCGATCGACGAGGCCGAGGCTGATTGCGGCCGCGATACATCCGATATTTTCTTCTGTGAGATATACGGCGTCTCCAAGGGTGGCGCACCTGGCGGCATGGCACGAGGTGACTGTTTCATTCAATGGGCTGAACTGAAGGAGATCACCGGGGATTGAGTCTTCCTTCCTGAAAAGGGTGATGCCGGCCATGGGGATCTCGAGATCAGGTACTTCCATGGCCTCTATGAGCCGCCGGGTCAATCGGTAAAATCGGGTCATATTACCTCCTGGGATCATTTGGTTGTGGAAATCCTCACACAAGTCCGCGAGGCGGCTCTTGCCCTTGTTGTCAACCGGGGGAAGACCGCAGGCGGTGTTTAATGGGAGTAGAGTCGGCATCAATGTTAAAGGGCCGACCCCTCCAGCTCCAGTGAATGAATCGGCAGGAACTTGGACAACCTTTAAGCCTGGATCCGGGGGATCGAGGGGGAAGAGTCGTGAGGCGGAACCTCGGAGCGCACGAAAATCTTAGGGATTGACAAAGTAACGGGAGCCTTGCAAGATGGTTTGGCCCCGGGTGGAGGTGTGTTATGTTTTTAACCCAAATTATGCGTCAACAATGAAATTGATTTTTATTGCAATATGTTGAAGCATTCTGACAGCATCTAATGGGTGAAGGGGGAAGGGATGTTCCCTCCGCTACGTTCGCTACGCCGTCCATGGCTCCGCTCACTGCCGATTTTGGCTCTTCCACTCTCCTGCTCCAGAGCCAAAATAGGCCGCTTCCGGGAAAATCCCTTTCCCCTTCCTTGGGCGAGCGTTCACGCATAATTTGGGTTTAATTCGGAGCTGAATTCAGAGGAGAGGCTTGAATTCATCGAAGCGCGAGACCTTCCAGATGCCTGGTTTCAGTGTGTGTACAGGTTGCTCGATACCGGACGGGAGTACCGGATCGACAGGGGGAGTTATCAGGGGCAGAAGCGCCTGGAGTTTGATTACGTGACCGTTCATATTAAGTTCCCGGGTGTAAGGCCCCTTCTGCCCGACATCCCACCCTCCCTGGGTATTCCAAATCCGGTGGCGGAGGGATACCTGGAGGAGTACTTGCCCTACCTCATGACCTCAGCCAAGCGGCCGGGCGAGGACTATACTTACGGACAGTACCTGGAGAAGCAGATCGAGGAAGTCATTCGTATGTACCGGGAGGACGGCCACGGCACTAACCAGGCCTATATGACCGTGGGGGAGCCGGACGCTCTTTTTCTGAAGGATCCTCCCTGCCTCCGGGGGATCGATACCCGGGTGATGGAGGGGAAACTTCATTTCTTCGTATACTTCCGATCCTGGGACCTTTGGAACGGCTTTCCCGCCAACCTGGGTGCCCTTCAGCTCCTCAAGGAGTACATGGCAGCGAGTATCGGTGTGGAGGACGGTGAGATCATCGCGGCGAGCAAAGGGCTTCATCTCTACGATTACGTATGGGAACTGGCCAGGCTGAGGACCATGCGCGACAACCCTTCGGCCCTTTCCAGGGAGAAGTGAAATGGAGGGCGTGGCAGTGGGCATTCCTGGAGAAGAGAAAGCGGGCCTTGAATCAGGGGGCGGGATGACCCTTGAGAAGGCGGATCTCAAGGGCATGGACTCCCGGGAGATGGAGACCTGGGTCCGGGAGTTGGGTCTGGAGACCTATCGCGCGCGTCAGATCCGGCAGTGGCTTTTCCAGAAACAGGTCTCCTCTTTCAAGGAAATGACCAACCTCAGCAAGGCAGTAAGGGAACTCCTGGAGGAAAAGGCCCGTATCCACCATTTGGAGCAGGAGGAGGTTCAGGTCTCCCGGGACGGTACCAGAAAGTTTCTTTTCCGGCTGGAGGACGGACGGTTCATCGAATCCGTCCTGATCCCGGAACGGGACCATGCCACCCTGTGCATTTCCTCCCAGGTGGGGTGCGCCATGGGATGCCGCTTCTGCGTGACCGCAAAGCAGGGGTTCAAGCGGAATATGACCCCGGCGGAGATCGTGGACCAGGTGATTCAGGTGAGACGGACGATGGAGGATCCGGGGCGATTGCGCAATATCGTCCTTATGGGTATGGGAGAGCCACTCGCTAATTACCGGGCCGTGATCCGTGCCCTCGGAAACATCGTGGCGGAGGACGGGATGAATTTTTCCCATAGGAAGGTCACCCTTTCCACCTGTGGACTTGT from Deltaproteobacteria bacterium encodes the following:
- a CDS encoding glycosyltransferase family 4 protein, which gives rise to MKYNVALLHYSCPPVVGGVEEIIRQQASLLGRYYHNVKVFAGDGGIFSDNIEIEINPLLGSRNRQVQSAHQSGFEGNDERLETLTKKIYEYFLRTLKGFDVLVAHNVLTMPYNLPLSSALHRIGREGLIPIISWNHDSPYFYPDYPGHLDLFPWNILKRAYAGIHYVVISESRREMFADLYGSMKELHVIPNGIDPFDFFLLESNTVRIIKEQRLFEAEFIMVQPSRLHRRKNMELSIRVTRALHDLGLKARLLITGAHDPHEPKSLKYYRELKNLAMELGVEKDVLIIAEYVFKSGEKMSADRITIRDFYLISDILLLPSLQEGFGIPLLESGMIKLPIVCSSIPPFLEIGGEDVCLFDPEDPPEDIARKILEFVGGLKPHRMFRKVIRNYAWDNIYHEKLLPLLEYVVGRYRDSSRWAFRP
- a CDS encoding glycosyltransferase family 4 protein: MVRGKHFKRIGFISTRIAGTDGVSLEIEKWGAVLERNGFQCFYFSGENDRPPERCMLVEEAHFLHPDILEIHDNCYGVHVRSEETTKKIHQLREYLKDKIHAFVRDFEIDLLIPENALAIPLNIPLGLALVEFIAETGFPAIAHHHDFAWERERFLVNAVGDYLAWAFPPNLPSIQHVVINSIASQQLSYRKGISNTVIPNVYDFANPPPPPSPSSCEEIRRKIGLEEGETFILQPTRVVPRKWIERSLEIVNLMDLTRPVLVVTHSEEDEGDVYNERIREYARNLGVQLVSIEHLVGPDEEYNNHSGKRYTIGDVYQCADLVCYPSGYEGFGNAFLETIYYRKPIVVNRYSTYIADIEPKGFDTITIEGFVTGHTIERIREILEDSDKREEMVKKNYRLGAHYFSYEILERYLRHLIDVLEMQNGRPG
- a CDS encoding DUF169 domain-containing protein, which produces MTRFYRLTRRLIEAMEVPDLEIPMAGITLFRKEDSIPGDLLQFSPLNETVTSCHAARCATLGDAVYLTEENIGCIAAAISLGLVDRDQSVPLEGPRVYTEIMRENSGRKEDFTPPSPAEFTNGTVYACKDAEREEYALFGRDDSGRYRKRETARRATSEMMAIQPPTVQGVFYFSPDFDEVEVLPDIVFMSLRPVELCRVIQGYQFLTGRRTQADIAGLRAGCSDLIARPYLTGKINFSPYCLGARLIARFEADRMGLGIPFSEFEIMVRGTEESKTGFPFSRYPGAVPEKGPGINDVCLDPVSDRKKG
- a CDS encoding thymidylate synthase, whose product is MNSEERLEFIEARDLPDAWFQCVYRLLDTGREYRIDRGSYQGQKRLEFDYVTVHIKFPGVRPLLPDIPPSLGIPNPVAEGYLEEYLPYLMTSAKRPGEDYTYGQYLEKQIEEVIRMYREDGHGTNQAYMTVGEPDALFLKDPPCLRGIDTRVMEGKLHFFVYFRSWDLWNGFPANLGALQLLKEYMAASIGVEDGEIIAASKGLHLYDYVWELARLRTMRDNPSALSREK
- the rlmN gene encoding 23S rRNA (adenine(2503)-C(2))-methyltransferase RlmN encodes the protein MTLEKADLKGMDSREMETWVRELGLETYRARQIRQWLFQKQVSSFKEMTNLSKAVRELLEEKARIHHLEQEEVQVSRDGTRKFLFRLEDGRFIESVLIPERDHATLCISSQVGCAMGCRFCVTAKQGFKRNMTPAEIVDQVIQVRRTMEDPGRLRNIVLMGMGEPLANYRAVIRALGNIVAEDGMNFSHRKVTLSTCGLVPRMADLGRDAAVNLAVSLNAADEETRSYLMPVNRTYPLSDLIRACREFPLPNRRMITFEYILIQGVNDRDRDALRLVRLLNGIRAKVNLIPLNPHPALDLQPSPMERILGFQKILIENHFTAIIRKSKGQDISAACGQLSGARSKGYAA